The following are encoded in a window of Gossypium raimondii isolate GPD5lz chromosome 13, ASM2569854v1, whole genome shotgun sequence genomic DNA:
- the LOC128031847 gene encoding probable 2-oxoglutarate-dependent dioxygenase AOP1 → MGVTVNAEIEFPAIEFRSSDLKRGTDGWRHLCKKVQEACEKFGCFEVVYDTISTKVREETFGLMKELVEVPVERKQKNTSPMPYHGWVGPCEQVSLLYEGFGIGNASNYDCVKSFTQLMWPEGHPHFCDTIYTMGTQMEELNKLIWLMLIDSYGLGDDSLKLNYTTLVRMMKYMAPPPGEYERGLFAHTDKPVSTLICEDQVSGLEIEVNDGQWIKLTNLSPSSFVFVVGDPLKAWSNGRLKSVNHRVMMSGDKDRYSIAAFVIPNEGTIIRTPEELIDDQHPRLFKDFDFMDFFLFAFSDPAKHIDNGELLHVFAGLSPPVSN, encoded by the exons atGGGTGTCACTGTCAATGCTGAGATTGAGTTTCCAGCCATTGAGTTCCGTTCATCAGATTTGAAGCGAGGAACCGATGGATGGCGCCATTTGTGCAAAAAGGTTCAAGAGGCTTGTGAGAAATTCGGTTGTTTTGAGGTGGTGTATGATACGATATCGACGAAAGTCCGAGAAGAGACTTTTGGGTTGATGAAAGAATTGGTTGAGGTCCCGGTGGAACGGAAACAAAAGAACACTAGTCCCATGCCTTACCATGGCTGGGTTGGACCATGCGAGCAAGTTTCTTTGTTGTATGAAGGCTTCGGAATTGGAAATGCCTCCAACTATGATTGTGTTAAAAGTTTTACTCAACTTATGTGGCCTGAAGGTCACCCACACTTTTG cGACACTATATATACCATGGGAACACAAATGGAGGAGCTAAACAAGTTAATCTGGTTAATGCTAATTGATAGCTATGGATTAGGAGATGACTCACTGAAGTTGAACTACACAACATTAGTGCGGATGATGAAATACATGGCTCCTCCACCAGGGGAGTATGAGAGAGGACTTTTTGCTCATACTGATAAACCAGTCAGTACACTTATTTGTGAGGATCAAGTTTCAGGATTGGAAATTGAGGTCAACGACGGCCAATGGATCAAGTTGACCAATCTATCtccttcttcttttgtttttgtagtTGGAGATCCTCTCAAG GCATGGAGTAATGGGAGGTTGAAATCAGTAAATCACAGAGTGATGATGAGCGGAGACAAAGATCGATACTCTATAGCAGCCTTTGTCATTCCAAATGAGGGTACTATAATCAGGACACCCGAAGAGCTTATAGATGACCAACATCCTCGGCTTTTCAAGGACTTCGATTTCATGGATTTCTTCCTTTTTGCCTTTTCCGACCCAGCAAAGCACATCGACAACGGGGAGTTGCTCCATGTCTTTGCTGGCCTCTCACCACCAGTTTCCAATTAA